In Vigna angularis cultivar LongXiaoDou No.4 chromosome 8, ASM1680809v1, whole genome shotgun sequence, the DNA window tatatagtaattattaatcaatgaaaatatttgttattattataattattacagaaattttacattattatttatatttaaacaatacatattgcaaatcataatatttaatactattTCTATCTCGGTAGCTGTTTGAGACAAACATATTCATAAAGtgggttttatttatttaaattgttcttGATAAACTCTTTAACTcctctaataataaaaaaatgtacaaggTTTGGTGGTAAAAGGAAATACATTTCTCTCTAAAATAGAAAAGTAATTTTGTGAGAAATAAAACTGGATAATTCTTATGTGATTGTCCTCACACGTTGCATTCTTGATATTCAAACTAAGTTTGatcattttagaaaatattatattcatgtCTTCCTAGCTTTAAGCCAAGTTGAAACGTCCTTAACATTTGCTACATTTCTAGAAACCCCATGCAATACTTACATATGTTATGTATTGCTGTCTGAAGCATTACAAAAGGGAAAATTTCaaagtcaaacaaaacatattctCAAATCCCAATTCCTCAGTAAGCCTGcaaaattgatttgaatatGCATTTTCCACTCACAAACAGCACATAGacagtgtttttctttttcttctgttatTGTTATTCTCTTGAAAATATTACAAATGGATTAATTGTAACGTTTACTCCAGATTTTTTGGTCATGCAATCGTTGTCAATCTATTTCTTTGGTCAACTTAAAAACCATCTTTAACTCCGttgattatttttctatttataaaaagacaaaatttcCACCTCcattttaaccattttttgGTCAtgcaaatgattttttttctgctGTTTCTATTTGTCTGTCATAACTTGCAGAGTTGCTGATATGGCAAATATCTgtcaaatgttttttttttctttcttttggatTAAGCAGAGTAAATACTATCTCTAAAATAAGTAACACTCACTtatatgtaagaaaaaaaacatattattttttgaatttaaatcgaagaaaataatagaagttcaacatttttttccctcttttttATTCTCATTCAAACTATTCTATATTATGTGTACCAAATATTATTTGTACCAAAAGAAGTGATTatcaatattttacattaatttgatattatttttttttctttttctataacaGGTAATAcctttttatattcatttaacatataatacaagataaaatgatcataaataaataatattttatatttttttaataaagaagggaataaaaatttatatgtattaaatatcatttttttaagtttatttgtaTATTACCTTTGACACACataatttcttttacatattcatttaaattttttttttcaaaaatacaaaaatttacttttttatatctgtcttatttttataatatgtctcaaataaatacaaaagtATATCATTCCATTGTTACCCTAtaattaaaagtgttttttccttatatattttctaaagataattttaaactaaatagttattgtttttgaaatatagaAAACATCTAAGCATTAGATTACatcttttaatattctttttttaattatacattacACAAAATGATTGATTATGAAAAAATCAGTTAtcaattgtttatatttaactatattaCTCAAAAGACTACTTATTTCAACTTTATTACAACTAATCATttcaaactaaataaataacAGAAATAAGATTCAacattaatataagaaaaaaatataattattttaaaaattaatattcatagAAGGTGTATTATTTTAGATAGTTAACTAAATAGTtcatagagaaaaaaaaatatacatatattaagtTTGACtctattaaaagaaaaaaataaagcttGATAGAAAACACTTAACAtctatttatattaagtttgaccttattaattaaaatactaattgtTTCAGCTTTATGTAATCATTCCAGGGAATGAAAATGCAGAATACTGGTATTGATCATATAGGTTTAGCAATTATTAAGCCTAATTGGCTTTTATAATCTTATTTCTTATTTACttatatgaaaaaagaaaaattatattttaaaattaaaaaaaatcattatttttataaaatgtaaaagtatTAAATCATTAAGTATTTAGGAAACATAAAAAGTTTACAGTTAAGATAATCACTTATTGAACTCTTAACTAGTTTATTATATTTGGGGgaaatatgtatttttagttttctaaaaaaatattttttaatttaaattacatgtttttattttttttccatatgaaatgttcatttgataatttaatttgatcGACATTTTCTATCACAACTTTATGAGTATATGGTATATAAATAGTATGATAACACTTTCCAATTTGTcttaaaaaaaactcttttagGACTTTTTAATGTAAACTTAATTTATGTTCTAAGTTACtgattttatcatattttctcatataataaattattcttaaattcaAGCAAGTTCAATcactatatatatatcatcAGCATTGTTATTCTAATTACGTTATATAAAATTCGCactaaatagtattaaataATTCACGGACAAAACTAAATGGAAGAGAAACTATATTTTGTCATGTAGTAAAGTGTTTTTATTACAACAAAGTAGAGTGTTTAATTTACATACaccttaaataatttatacatctagttattgatttaattttaatttaaatatgaaagtaTTCCTTATGAAAAACGTTAAAAATTGTTTCTATTGAATGGAAATATCCATAATTATACGggtttatttgttttcttactttttcaGGTCAATATATCTTTTATCCTACTATGTCGATATGtcatattttaatgaaattatgatatattcaatgaaaaagtctaccaaaatattttaatatcgaATAATATACCTCGTGAATAAggattatatataatatctaatGGACTCTATTTGTTAGACTtaagatttataaatttatcttgttttaaattttttaacttgcttaattacatttaatatgttattatttagtTGTGATTTAATTTACTGCATAAATAAATACCTGAATGTCTCTTATCATATTAATCAAAGTGTCTTCAACCATTTTATTCATGCAAGCATGTAAGTCGTCCTTCtccttataaaaaataatttaaaaaattaatataaggtAATAGTGACTTATTTGTCATTATGCTgcaaaatattgttattttttttctctattttatttttatctctttatgTTGTGCTTTATGTCACACAAAGATTTTGTATAAACGTAATTtatcttattcttttttattttatgaataaacaTGTCCATGTCTTGTTGCGTTGTGCGATAGTGTGATCCAGCTGCTTATTTAACTCTTACTTAGAGTAACAGCtactataaatattaattaaaaaaaattctactcTTTCTGCAGAATGGGTTACCTAATATTTGACTCAGTATCAATTAACCAATCATAAGAGGATAACCCTATAATAAAATCGAGTTTAAACAACTAGTTTTcacattcaatattttatttaataattatataagttttgTAAACAAGTGGTTTAttattaaattctttaaatataaaagaaatagcATTTGAAGAAGAACATCTACTCTATTTTTGTCCAATTTATTCCCCATGTTAATGAGTGTTGGtgaataattaactttaatagcttgattacaaaaaaaaaattaaacatttgaCATTTGAATTTAAGCACCAACTGAGTGAATCAGCAgagaattcaaattcaaattgaaaCTACGGTGTcttgatatttattaatattggtAAGTAGCAGTAATTgctaatatcttttaattagtaattaaagTGGGAAGGAAAATTAATGCTAAACTCAATGAACACGTTAAGACcattaattaaattcataacTTTGTAAGAAATTATGGTTAACGTGGAACATAACGGAACACtatcatttttttcaatcttCTTCGATTTCACGGCTCAAGACCTGTAATTACGGCGTTAACTAATAAACACGTTACGGATTTTAACactctatttttgttttctaattccgacaaaaattatttaaaaataaaattataaccatacttttaattttaaatatacgaGATTtgggaatatatatatacaccgTCTGCGGAAACCGGAAACGGAACACTGGAAGAGGTTTTCATTTGGTagctatttttatattttatttatgagttCGCTTTTTGCAGCGGAGAGTGTGTTAACGGTTGAATACCGAATTCAAACGTaccttaatttatttatttaataaaaagttgattttgttgattATGATATTTGAGTCTGCAATTGTCATGTGCTGgactttgtcttcttcttcacgACTTTACGTAGGACTGGGAACACGGTTACGCCCATAcgttaattttaaatattaactattaaatatttaattaattattttttctaaacaaaattaaccCATTTTTTCAACTATCGACGCGTAGAAAATCCAATAACtggattttgttattatatatcgGAAATGATTTATTTTGCCGATAATGAAAACTAATTGCAAACGAAAATGCAAACAAATTCcggcaaagaaaaaaaagcaacCGTCGCAATGTACCAATGCCttctgttttaaatttaaattacttatttcttattttagttcATGTTTAAGTTGATTGTCATgtaatatatagataaaataaaatataatttattaaaattattttagaacttattttatataattacgttttttttacatgaataaaacaaatgatatcttacaactaattaaattaattaattaattaactgtAAGAAGAAGGTGTCCGCGGCGCATTCGTGTGGGGCCATGTTACCCGTTTGTCTTCGCTGGTTGGCTCAACCaataagtttaaattaataataaaaaaaatgaaaaaaaaaaagtgacagTGAGACTGAGGAGCAGCTTCAAAGGTGATAGGTGAGAAAGAGAATCTACGGTTTTTTTCAGATAAAACGCTTTCTTACTTCGACGCAAACCATTCTTCGTtgtctcatttttttctctctctaagccgttttagagagagagagagagggaattAAACATAAGTATAAACCTTGTTCTCTTCGACCTTAATCCTTGCCAAGCTTCTTTGTGTGTTTCGATCTCAATTCTTTTTGATTCTGTAGCTGTTCTCAGCAATGTCAACAGCCCCAGCGCCGTCTTCGCCGCCGTCCAACAGCACCGCGCCTCCGCCGTCGACCCCGTCGGCACCACCGCCCGCCACACCTTCGGCACCTCCTCCTGCGACTCCGTCGTCACCTCCACCTTCACCTCCGTCATCTCCGCCCCCAGCGACTCCCTCCGCTCCTCCGCCGGCGACACCTTCTTCGCCACCTCCGTCGACTCCGTCTGCTCCTCCACCGTCTACTCCTTCGACTCCATCCCCGCCGTCAACCACTCCACCATCGAGTTCTCCTCCCTCGCCTCCGTCTGGTTCTCCTCCCTCACCGCCGTCGGGGTCTACACCATCGCCACCTAGTAGCGGTGGCGGCGGTGGAAGCACTCCAAGTCCACCGTCTCGGAGCTCGCCTTCTCCTCCGTCCGGATCGAGTCCAACCACGCCTTCGCCTCCTCCGTCGTCTTCGTCTGGTATTTCGACTGGTGTGGTGGTCGGAATCGCCGTGGGGGCAGTCGCGGTTCTTGTTGTGTTAAGCATTCTTTGCATATGCTGtcggaagaagaagagaagacgCGACGAGGAGTACTATGCTCCGCCGCCGCCGCAACCGCTGAGGGGACCCAAAGGTGAGTGagctttttgtttttgtcttttgaCATTTGATCTAATAATTTTACTGAAAAAGCCTTTCACGTTTTTgctaattttattgattttaaagttttttcGTAAATTGTGCTTGGTTTCAAGATGTTCTCAATGTTTAATTCCTCAGTCGATTCTCTTGCCGAATCTTTTTACTTATGAAAGCACATTATGAACTGGATAAAACTAATAGCATGTATTTTCTTACAATTTGCTTCTAGTTTTTTTCTTAGTTGTTAaggtttgtttgtttgttctgattcttaaaaaaatgaatggCTGCTTACTTTGTCTTCTGGTGATGTTCAAATGTATTAGAGTAGTTTGTTCAAACTCTtcattaaagatttttttttctttcatttagcTTCTCCAATAGCAGATTTTAATGTCAGACATATTTCGTTTAGAAACTGTTCTTACTCTTGAAGAAAACGATAATTACTTATTTGATGGTGTTCTCTTCATAATTTTTAGATGATTACGGTGGTCCGCCGCGTCAATGGCAGCACAATGTTCCTCCTCCGCAAGATCATGTGGTTTCAATGATGCCTCCAAAGCCATCACCTCCACCGGCTCCGGCTTATGCTGCTCAACCTCCTCCACCTCCGCCTCCTTTTATCATCAGCAGTGGCGGGTCTGGATCAAACTATTCAGGTGGCGAACCacttcctcctccttctccggGAATTTCATTGGGGTTCTCTAAAAGCACTTTTACCTACGAGGAGTTGGCACGAGCAACGGATGGATTCTCTGATGCGAACCTCCTCGGACAAGGTGGATTCGGATATGTTCACAGAGGAATTCTTCCCAATGGCAAGGAGGTGGCAGTGAAGCAATTGAAGGCTGGAAGTGGGCAAGGGGAGCGTGAGTTCCAGGCTGAGGTTGAGATAATTAGCCGTGTTCATCACAAGCAtcttgtatctttggttggatACTGCATCACTGGGTCCCAGAGGTTGCTTGTTTACGAATTTGTTCCGAACAACACAATGGAGTTCCATTTGCATGGTTGGTACTCCTGATTTTTGCTTTCCATCACaagattcatttaaaaattcTGTTTGGTTGGTCTATCTTTTCTGCTGAAAGTTGGCTAAGCACCAACTTCTACCACTTGCATAATGCTTTTGATGGAAGCGGTCTTCGTGGTTATTTCCACTGCAGGAAGAGGACGACCTACCATGGATTGGCCCACAAGACTAAGAATTGCTTTAGGATCTGCTAAGGGACTGGCGTATCTTCATGAAGATTGTATGTTTTTCACCCCTGATTTGTTTTCTTCTGCtgttgttaatttatttatgttgacctaaatctttgttttcattttctgcACGTTCAGGTCATCCTAAGATCATCCATCGTGATATCAAATCTGCCAACATCCTTCTGGATTTTAAGTTCGAAGCAAAGGTGTGTTGTTCTGCCACATGTCTTTCTCACAACAGCACAATTTGATAAAACAGCTGTTCATTGTTTTACCTGATTTAGTCTAAttgataaaaatcataaaactcACTTCCATTGTTCacttttataatgttatttgaatttgtgaTCGAATTGCTCTTTATTTGTTGACAGGTTGCAGATTTCGGTCTTGCTAAGTTTTCTTCTGATGTTAATACTCATGTTTCTACACGAGTGATGGGGACTTTTGGGTAGGGACACACTTtcttctttctatcttttcatgGACGAATTAACTTACGCCATTCTTTAATGATACGAGAGATGGATAAAGAGAGTACATCATAGCTAAAAAATTCTCAAACTTTCAACTTTAGTGGACTATTTTATGTCTCTGTGGCGTGCCATGTGTGATTGTTGTCAATTTTCATCGGTCTTATTGCTGTCAAGTGTCAACAACAGTTTATAAGGAAAACCAAGAACAATAATCTGGAACAAATATGTTGTTGTTTGAATCTCACGTGTCGTGCTTCAATTATTACTTACAGGTATCTGGCTCCAGAATATGCTTCTAGTGGAAAACTCACAGACAAATCAGATGTTTTCTCCTATGGAGTCATGCTCCTTGAGTTAATAACTGGACGGCGACCAGTTGATAAAACTCAGACATTCATGGAGGATAGTTTGGTAGACTGGGTAAGTATTATTTCATTCATCGATTCTGGGAATTATTACTTTTAACTCAGAAATTCACTGTGTATACATTTATGAATTCATATGTTAATTTCTTAGTTACAAGTAGCCAAGAAATATAGAGGTTTCTGTGTGTGTTTTGGAGCAGAACATGGTTCTGCAGAGCAACTCTTGACTAAATCCATCTTTATCATATCACAGGCTAGACCTTTGCTCACACGAGCTTTGGAAGAAGATGATTTTGACTCTATTATTGACCCAAGGCTTCAGAATGACTATGACCCTAATGAGATGGCACGAATGGTGGCATGTGCCGCAGCTTGCACACGTCATTCAGCAAAGCGCCGACCAAGGATGAGCCAGGTAAATCAAAGTACTTTGTTGTCATTTTTCATGTAATCAATATGCTAAGGTCATACATAGGACAGTATGTCTTGCATTTTTTTGTTACACATAGAATGAAGAATATTGAATTGGCCTAAGATACGAGACCATGATCCTTGTATCTACAGGTTGTGCGTGCTTTGGAAGGAGATGTGTCTCTAGCAGATCTTAACGAAGGAATCAAACCTGGACACAGCACCATGTACAGTTCTCATGAAAGTTCAGATTATGATACTGTACAGTACAGAGAAGACATGAAAAAGTTCAGAAAAATGGCACTGGGAACTCAGGAATATGGTGCAAGCAGCGAATACAGTGCAGCTACAAGTGAGTATGGTTTAAACCCATCTGGTTCGAGCAGTGAAGCGCAGAGCCGCCAAACCACAAGAGAAatggaaatgagaaagatgaagaACAGTCAAGGTTTCAGTGGAAGCTCTTGATTCTTATTAACTGTTTATGCCTTTATCTTCTGTATAAATCTATATATCCTTCCTTCATTTCTTGCCAATGCCACTCTTGATTGCTTTTTACTGACATCTCTCGAGAGACTTACcaattactataattttttttctttcccaaaTTGATAATCTTTTGAATTGTATTTATCAGGgtatacaaaaaaataacacaggtccattctttatttttattttttaccctTATTTGGCTATTCAGCTATATAGTGTTGGAAATGGATTGCTGCTTCAAACCTTGTTTCACAATTTCCATTGTTGCTCGTGTGTCAACTTTTCTGTTTGTTGAAAGTGGGCTGGTTTTGTCAAACGTTGTTATCAACTTTGCGTGtctcaaaatgaaaatatgttttttttttattacttttaccTAAATTGATTTCTCCCAGAAGACACAATGAGTTGCACCCACGTTGTTTTAGGTCTGTTCGACGGCGCATGTTGTCGTGTGGGAACTGTATGAGTCAGCCTGCAAACGTGGGCACAACAAGTTAAGAGGTTTCATCAAATCACGGTGTGTCTGTTTAggagttttcaaaaattgaaatgaCTAGGTAAcagaaaatgataaatttaagcTCGACATGGTCTTTCGACATGGAATACCATTTGCGGGATGATTAACTTTTCTGAAAAAGCTTGGTTTATTGAAGAATTAATCTTGGTCAGAAAAGATCTTAGGTTATAGACCTAGTCATACTTTTAAAAGTCGCCTGTGTTATTTTGGTTGTTCTGGCATGTGGATTGCAAGATTCGTGCATGTTAGATGATGAAAAaggataataatatatatatatatatatatatatatatatatatatatatatatatatatatatatatatatatatatatatatatagaaacagCATTTGAAGTGTGAGATGGGTTGAATCATTAAACTAAAGATTGAGACAGCAACAACAAAGTAGCTAATGATTGCGTTTGGAGAAAGAAGAGATTTTGGTGGCTCCAGCAACCCCACACGGTTTCTGCAAAGTCAGCATGCGCATTCTCATCATCTACTTAAAAAGGAGAAGGATTATGATATGAACTGTCTCAGCTCCACTTTCAAAAAGGAACTttgttttgaacattttttaagtGTTTATAATCACTTTTCCATGTTAATTTGGAAGACTGTTAGATCGAGGAAGTTTGAAATTCAATATGTTGAAAAACTGcagtgttttcaattatttttaggtttaatgtctcggtaggtctttattttcggcgtgaatctcaaataggtcccttttcttttcggcgtctcaattgggttcttttttgtgtaaaattgtaGCAATTAagggtctgccgtcaaattgtcaaattgaacaaacaaCAGTTAAGTTTGGGTTTGGTGGCATGATGACTGTATTGATTAATTACACgtgacattaaaaaaatgagtataaattgatttttttattaaaaaatggattgcACAGATGTTAAATCATGTAACTTAAGGACaaactggaaaaaaaaattatgtgcagCCCTGcaactgaaaaaaaattatgtgcagCCCTACAGCTGAGAAATCGAAGTCAGATTGGGGAAAAAAATTGGACTCCAAATTAGGGTTCgtgggagagaaaaagaaaccccAATAATTCCCCAATTCAAGCCCTTCAAAGAAATTTCCAAATCCAATTTCATAACCTAACCCCAAAATTGCAACAGTTGAATTCCAAATCATTTTACAATCTGCAGAAAGGGAATCAAAAACCACCACCCCCAATTCGCGGGCCACACGCGAGAACAGAGAACTCAAAAACCCCAAATGAAAACCTTGCCACGAAACGCAGAAACCCTCGTAACCATAGAGGCATCGCCGTCGCGAGTGATGAACGTTGCGTGTGATCCGCCGGTTTCGCATCCTCCTCCCTACAACCAGAACTaaaccaaaaaaagaaaacGGAAGAAACTCCCTCCCTTACGACGCGAATCAGCGCAAGAAAAGAgggaaagggaaaaagaagaagaatgtcCAACGCGCTGTCGCAAACCACCACAAAAGCCGCTTGGTCGCACCATCTCCACACCGTCGTCGCGCCATCACTGCCGGAGTCATCTCTCGTTCCTGCGATACCCAGCCATACCCCGGAgtaagagaaaggaagaaatctCTCTACGTTGCGGTTAAAGCAAAGGAATAGAAAATCTCTCACCTTCCCCAATTTGATTTCGATTTTGGAATTGCAGAGGAGAATAGGGCTTTCGGCACTTTGATTTTCCAAATTTGCCCTTgcttaaattatatttccactatgtacatttaattttttaattcaaaaattaaaaaaatataattgacacacgtttttaaacttaaaccttatttttaagATCAAAATTCTTCTCTTATGTCATTCTCACcgcaataataatttttctttttcaatatatttttttgcaaGGTTGATTTTTAAATCCAATagaataagttaaaaaatattttatcacaggttatttttttacaatattttgatataacacatttcattttttttccactaatttcttatttatttgttacgacatattataaattcaataaaaaaatatacttgtgatgtgttaaaatattataaaaatatctgttaatatataattttctatagAATAATTCAGGTTAAAAAAGGATTATGATGGGTTAATAAAGATTTTTTTGAGAACATTTTAATAtagcatatattttttttcattgagtTTAAAATACTTgaataaattaacaaataaaataatgaaccaatgaaaaaataatagtgTATTGTGTCAAAATGTTCTAAAAAAATCTATGTCCATTATCTTTTTCCCTTCAAAAATTGTCTAGTTGAAGAATTTCTTATGCTTCCTTGGTTGTTTTTGCTTTCATTATCCATGGAAGTCTGGCTATTGAGAATCCTCTTTGAATCAAGAACTCCAAAAtctgttattttatttctttccacTGCTGCTTGTTGTGCAGATGCAGTGGCTTGATCATCATATTTTGTTTGTGCGAGTCATCCAAAGATGTGTAAACAAAACTTTCCATTTTAACAGTCCAAAAACAACAATTTCTCATTCAAATAAAGAAACTTGAACATTGCCTTGAACATTCAAATATCttactttgatttttttgtttcttggtGTAAGAACGCACCACTTTGTTGGTAATATTttgtagtaaaaaataaaatatagaatagGAGGAAGATAATTTGGAAATTGAGGCGATCtctctttctattattttctttctagcTTGAGATACAGTTGTAGTACATTCAAACTTTCTTAAAATTCTACAAGACTAACACATTATTGAACATATGTACTGAGAGAGAAACACACAAAGTTAGGATCTTCACTCAATTAAAACCATAGAAATTTCTGCATCTGATGTAACTACCATTAGCATGTCCTGTGAACCTTCCATCGTTGGTTATGGTTGCTGCCTTTCGTTGGCTACCACGTGGTGGTAAGGGAACAACATCGTCTTCACTATCAGACTGCAAAAACATTCGATTATGCTCCCTCCGAATGTTACGACAATGAGGGCACATGCTTGGCTTCCAAATCCCACTTCTATTCACTTCATCGAACATGTGTAATAAATCAAAAACAGGGTGTGGATCAGGACCCTCCACTGTTATATCAAACTTTCCATCACACCTTCGAACCTTTGTCACAACAGAAAACCCAATATCTGTTGTTTCACTTGATCTGTTAACAGCCACTGATCCGTTACTACTAACAAAATAGTGTGCTATAGTCACTGCCTTAGCATGACGTTCATGAGAATCGTTTTTCTTGCACTCCAAAACAAGAAGACCACACCTATTTGTAGTGCCATACAAGTAAACTTTAGTGTCCGTAACACCACCGCATGCATCAACGTTCTTCCTTGTCTTCGTCCACGCGGTGGAACACGCAACCCCATCGAGCACATCAAGCAAACCAGTTCCCTCTTTGAATATCGGAACGCTTATTGTCGTCATTGCAAACAGTCCTTCCTAATACGAGTTTGCACTTTGACCCTTCAACGGTGTATAAAACTTGTGCGTTTTCGACATATGTTTCATGATCCCTGTGAAAGATATATGTCTTCATGTTGATGGTAGCATCTGTTCCCAGTTGAATATTGGATGGAAATGGAAGACTCCCTCTTACACGGTGAAAACCAGGAACGTTGTTGTTTCCCATCTTTTTTGTGTGTAGAACAGATGCAGCACACCTCAAAATGTTGGAATGGATAAGTCGAAGAAGGTAATGTGCagttattaagaaaaataatggaaaactCAGTAAACTAGGTACATATTGTGTTCTGTGATGAGCATGGTTGGGATGTTAACATgccaaaactataaataaagtgATTATAGAATCATATTTTCACTCTCGCTAAAAGGGAAGCGTGGTTCTTCAGCTTATTAGCATCTAATTCTCTGTAATATTTTTCCaaatcacttttctttttctgtgttatgctgttttttattcttccatttcttgtttctttgattCTTAATCCATCTCCTTTTCCATTGCATAACGCAGTGTTAGTTTCTTTCTTTAACAGTATAGTTTCAAAACCAGTTTAGGGGTGGTTTTTAGCACAACTCGATTCTAGTTTTAAAATCACTTT includes these proteins:
- the LOC108345849 gene encoding proline-rich receptor-like protein kinase PERK1, whose product is MSTAPAPSSPPSNSTAPPPSTPSAPPPATPSAPPPATPSSPPPSPPSSPPPATPSAPPPATPSSPPPSTPSAPPPSTPSTPSPPSTTPPSSSPPSPPSGSPPSPPSGSTPSPPSSGGGGGSTPSPPSRSSPSPPSGSSPTTPSPPPSSSSGISTGVVVGIAVGAVAVLVVLSILCICCRKKKRRRDEEYYAPPPPQPLRGPKDDYGGPPRQWQHNVPPPQDHVVSMMPPKPSPPPAPAYAAQPPPPPPPFIISSGGSGSNYSGGEPLPPPSPGISLGFSKSTFTYEELARATDGFSDANLLGQGGFGYVHRGILPNGKEVAVKQLKAGSGQGEREFQAEVEIISRVHHKHLVSLVGYCITGSQRLLVYEFVPNNTMEFHLHGRGRPTMDWPTRLRIALGSAKGLAYLHEDCHPKIIHRDIKSANILLDFKFEAKVADFGLAKFSSDVNTHVSTRVMGTFGYLAPEYASSGKLTDKSDVFSYGVMLLELITGRRPVDKTQTFMEDSLVDWARPLLTRALEEDDFDSIIDPRLQNDYDPNEMARMVACAAACTRHSAKRRPRMSQVVRALEGDVSLADLNEGIKPGHSTMYSSHESSDYDTVQYREDMKKFRKMALGTQEYGASSEYSAATSEYGLNPSGSSSEAQSRQTTREMEMRKMKNSQGFSGSS